In Hallerella succinigenes, the following are encoded in one genomic region:
- a CDS encoding ATP-binding protein: MERKIIEKLIEWKNSPSRKPLILQGARQTGKTYSVTEFGAKYYSDVIYCNFERDPDLSSIFSNLAPSHILPRLSAIKQKKVIPRETLVIFDEVQACPEALTSLKYFCEEAPDIHIIALGSLLGVAVNRNQYSFPVGKVEIIDMHPLDFEEFLTAREENFLLEQIKECYAKNKPLEEALHKKALEAYREYLFVGGMPAAVSNFVQNHNPLQTDIIKNDILAAYQNDMSKYNKQSEIAKTRLVYASIGKQLAKENKKFQYRGLKPGARASEFENALEWITLAGIASKVARLEHMALPFKANASDSDFKLYMSDVGLCCASQNATYDDVVYENPLFNDFKGGLVENYVYTQLKANHLETYYWNENNQNEIDFIVRLKNKIIPIEVKSSTHNKSQSLKSFVSKHKSPYSIRISAKNFGIENGIKSVPLYAVFMIR; the protein is encoded by the coding sequence ATGGAACGCAAAATCATCGAAAAATTGATTGAATGGAAGAATTCTCCGTCACGCAAGCCACTGATTCTCCAAGGGGCACGCCAGACCGGGAAAACATACTCCGTCACCGAATTCGGGGCAAAATATTACTCCGACGTGATTTACTGCAACTTCGAACGAGACCCCGACCTTTCCTCCATTTTTTCAAACTTGGCACCAAGCCACATTTTGCCTAGACTGTCCGCCATCAAGCAAAAAAAAGTGATTCCTCGCGAAACTCTCGTCATTTTCGACGAAGTGCAGGCCTGCCCCGAAGCGCTCACATCGCTCAAATATTTTTGCGAAGAAGCTCCGGACATCCACATCATTGCATTGGGGTCGCTCCTCGGAGTTGCCGTCAATCGAAACCAGTATTCCTTCCCTGTCGGCAAGGTTGAAATCATAGATATGCACCCGCTGGATTTCGAAGAATTTTTAACCGCACGCGAAGAAAATTTTCTCCTTGAGCAAATCAAGGAATGCTATGCAAAAAACAAGCCGCTCGAAGAAGCTTTGCACAAAAAGGCTTTAGAAGCCTATAGGGAATATCTTTTTGTCGGAGGCATGCCCGCCGCAGTCAGCAACTTTGTTCAAAATCATAATCCTCTCCAAACGGACATCATCAAGAACGACATTCTCGCGGCTTATCAAAATGACATGAGCAAATACAACAAGCAAAGCGAAATTGCCAAGACCCGACTCGTCTACGCAAGCATAGGAAAACAACTCGCTAAGGAAAACAAGAAATTCCAATACAGAGGATTAAAGCCCGGCGCACGAGCTAGCGAATTTGAAAACGCACTCGAATGGATTACCCTTGCCGGAATCGCATCTAAAGTTGCCCGCCTCGAGCATATGGCATTACCGTTCAAGGCAAACGCATCCGACTCTGATTTTAAGCTGTACATGAGCGACGTTGGCCTGTGTTGTGCATCGCAAAACGCCACGTACGATGACGTCGTCTACGAGAATCCGTTATTCAACGACTTCAAAGGCGGTCTTGTTGAAAATTACGTTTATACGCAATTAAAAGCCAACCATCTAGAAACGTATTACTGGAACGAGAACAATCAAAACGAAATTGATTTCATCGTTCGGCTAAAAAACAAAATCATTCCCATTGAAGTCAAGTCGTCAACTCACAACAAATCACAAAGTCTCAAAAGCTTTGTTTCAAAACACAAATCGCCCTACAGCATCCGGATATCCGCAAAGAATTTCGGCATTGAAAACGGAATCAAGTCTGTCCCACTTTATGCTGTGTTTATGATCAGGTGA
- a CDS encoding Rpn family recombination-promoting nuclease/putative transposase, giving the protein MNREQYANMLKDICETHKQGGDVPECIAKYKERYKYVYIYNDNIFKMLFGTPENESITVDFLNAVLCLHGSDCLEHLDFVNPAEPGAFSKSITSDVVMTAQSLERIVLEVQHIEDESFRGRLVFYAAKHTVASLVKGQGYNLRNLNLISLQMFDAFPESRNYLHTVRLKNQENKDFYKKQTFTLVEIPKFLKGKYDADNSMLAQWLRVIDGMNRECPVAVSDDSPFARLQEKARLSIFTEEFLVSEAVKMADREYELYVEKKHARAEGLEEGRAAGRVEGRAEGRAEGRAEGLVEGRADERREMAKAMLADGDSVEKVARISKLSEEDVLSLKASLGR; this is encoded by the coding sequence GTGAATAGAGAACAGTACGCAAACATGCTCAAGGACATCTGCGAAACGCATAAGCAGGGAGGCGATGTCCCGGAGTGTATCGCAAAATACAAGGAACGTTACAAGTATGTCTACATTTATAACGACAACATTTTCAAGATGCTTTTCGGCACTCCTGAAAACGAGTCGATCACGGTAGATTTTTTGAATGCGGTCCTTTGCCTTCATGGAAGCGATTGCCTGGAGCATCTCGACTTTGTAAATCCGGCGGAGCCCGGGGCGTTTAGCAAGAGCATTACATCGGACGTTGTAATGACCGCGCAAAGCCTGGAACGGATTGTGCTGGAGGTGCAACACATTGAAGACGAAAGCTTTAGAGGTCGCCTCGTGTTTTATGCCGCAAAGCATACGGTTGCAAGTCTCGTGAAGGGACAGGGATATAATTTGCGCAATCTGAATTTGATCAGCTTGCAAATGTTTGACGCTTTCCCGGAATCGAGAAACTATTTGCACACGGTCCGACTCAAAAATCAGGAGAACAAGGATTTTTACAAGAAGCAGACGTTTACGCTTGTCGAAATCCCGAAATTTTTGAAGGGCAAATACGATGCAGACAATAGCATGTTGGCTCAATGGCTTCGAGTCATTGACGGTATGAATCGGGAATGTCCCGTGGCGGTGTCGGATGACTCGCCGTTTGCTCGATTGCAGGAAAAAGCCAGATTGAGTATATTTACGGAAGAATTTCTGGTAAGTGAGGCTGTCAAAATGGCTGATCGTGAATATGAACTTTACGTTGAAAAGAAACATGCCCGTGCTGAAGGCCTTGAAGAAGGTCGTGCCGCGGGTCGGGTAGAAGGCCGTGCAGAAGGTCGCGCAGAAGGTCGTGCAGAAGGCTTGGTGGAAGGCCGTGCTGATGAACGTCGTGAAATGGCGAAAGCCATGCTTGCCGATGGCGATTCTGTAGAAAAGGTTGCGCGAATTTCGAAGCTTTCAGAAGAGGATGTCCTTTCCTTGAAAGCTAGCCTTGGTCGATAA
- a CDS encoding ORF6N domain-containing protein produces the protein MARKTDKLAVAEFPLIDETLLKSRIYTIRGVKVMLDADFAEIYGYTTKAFNQQVKNNIEKFDDDFRFQLTRTEYREILGSKFLTLEQGKYSKTSPYVFTEQGIYMLMTVLKGERATAQSKALIRLFKQMKDYIVAENHQLLGTAGIAQIAAQTVQNTREIATVSAEVKELSGEVRDIRSDLGKINVDLRMVMENFVDPSFFRHFLILNGHKLEADVAYAQIYGMAKKSVLIIDNYVNIQTLEKTENARLLEDGQRY, from the coding sequence ATGGCAAGAAAAACTGATAAATTGGCCGTCGCAGAGTTCCCACTCATCGACGAAACCCTGCTGAAATCGCGGATATACACCATTCGCGGGGTCAAGGTGATGCTCGATGCCGACTTTGCCGAGATTTACGGGTATACGACCAAAGCATTCAATCAGCAGGTCAAGAATAATATCGAAAAATTCGATGACGATTTCCGGTTTCAGTTGACGAGGACGGAATATCGCGAAATTCTAGGGTCAAAATTTTTGACCCTAGAACAGGGAAAATACTCAAAAACCAGTCCCTACGTTTTTACCGAACAGGGCATCTACATGCTTATGACTGTGCTCAAGGGCGAACGGGCGACTGCTCAAAGCAAGGCTTTGATTCGCCTTTTCAAGCAGATGAAGGACTATATCGTTGCTGAAAACCATCAATTGCTCGGGACAGCGGGAATTGCCCAGATTGCAGCACAGACTGTTCAAAACACGCGCGAAATCGCAACGGTTTCCGCTGAAGTAAAGGAGCTTTCCGGCGAAGTTCGCGATATCCGGAGCGATTTGGGAAAAATCAATGTGGACCTCCGGATGGTCATGGAAAATTTCGTTGATCCTTCGTTTTTCAGGCACTTCCTGATTCTGAACGGCCACAAGCTGGAGGCGGACGTCGCTTACGCGCAGATTTACGGCATGGCGAAGAAGTCGGTGCTGATTATTGACAACTATGTCAACATCCAAACGCTAGAAAAAACAGAAAATGCCCGCCTCCTCGAAGACGGGCAACGTTATTGA